Proteins from a single region of Bos javanicus breed banteng chromosome 25, ARS-OSU_banteng_1.0, whole genome shotgun sequence:
- the ACHE gene encoding acetylcholinesterase isoform X3 — protein sequence MPNPYPSRARPWPTAGEAAPSRHLKFPHRAPPVSEGPAPVGGLRPLVVVPPLGPRHSTGGRSRRLPALAAMRPPWCPLHTPSLTPPLLLLLFLLGGGAEAEGPEDPELLVMVRGGRLRGLRLMAPRGPVSAFLGIPFAEPPVGPRRFLPPEPKRPWPGVLSATAFQSVCYQYVDTLYPGFEGTEMWNPNRELSEDCLYLNVWTPYPRPSSPTPVLVWIYGGGFYSGASSLDVYDGRFLTQAEGTVLVSMNYRVGAFGFLALPGSREAPGNVGLLDQRLALQWVQENVAAFGGDPTSVTLFGESAGAASVGMHLLSPPSRGLFHRAVLQSGAPNGPWATVGVGEARRRATLLARLVGCPPGGAGGNDTELVACLRARPAQDLVDHEWRVLPQESVFRFSFVPVVDGDFLSDTPEALINAGDFHGLQVLVGVVKDEGSYFLVYGAPGFSKDNESLISRAQFLAGVRVGVPQASDLAAEAVVLHYTDWLHPEDPARLREALSDVVGDHNVVCPVAQLAGRLAAQGARVYAYIFEHRASTLSWPLWMGVPHGYEIEFIFGLPLEPSLNYTIEERTFAQRLMRYWANFARTGDPNDPRDPKAPQWPPYTAGAQQYVSLNLRPLEVRRGLRAQACAFWNRFLPKLLSATDTLDEAERQWKAEFHRWSSYMVHWKNQFDHYSKQDRCSDL from the exons ATGCCCAACCCATACCCCTCCAGGGCCCGGCCCTGGCCAACTGCAGGAGAGGCTGCGCCTTCACGCCACCTCAAGTTCCCCCATCGGGCGCCTCCCGTCAGTGAGGGCCCCGCCCCTGTCGGTGGCCTGCggcctctagttgtggtgcctcCACTGGGCCCAAGGCACTCCACTGGGGGAAGGAG CAGACGCCTGCCTGCCCTGGCAGCCATGAGGCCCCCGTGGTGTCCCCTGCACACGCCCTCCCTGACTCCCccgctccttctcctcctcttccttctgggaggaggggcagaggccGAGGGCCCAGAGGACCCAGAGCTGCTGGTGATGGTGCGCGGGGGCCGACTGCGGGGTCTCCGCCTAATGGCCCCCAGGGgccctgtctctgcttttctgggCATCCCCTTCGCAGAGCCACCTGTGGGCCCCCGTCGCTTTCTGCCACCAGAGCCCAAGCGGCCCTGGCCAGGGGTGCTGAGTGCCACGGCCTTCCAAAGCGTCTGTTACCAGTATGTGGACACCTTGTACCCCGGCTTTGAGGGCACTGAGATGTGGAACCCCAACCGTGAGCTGAGTGAGGACTGCCTCTACCTCAACGTGTGGACACCGTATCCCCGGCCTTCGTCCCCCACCCCTGTCCTCGTCTGGATCTATGGGGGTGGCTTCTACAGCGGGGCCTCCTCCCTGGATGTGTACGATGGCcgcttcctgacccaggctgaGGGGACTGTGCTGGTGTCCATGAACTACCGGGTGGGCGCCTTTGGCTTCTTGGCCCTGCCGGGGAGCCGGGAGGCCCCAGGCAATGTGGGGCTACTGGATCAGAGGCTGGCACTGCAGTGGGTGCAGGAGAATGTGGCAGCCTTCGGGGGGGACCCAACATCAGTGACTCTGTTTGGGGAAAGTGCAGGTGCCGCTTCTGTGGGCATGCACCTGCTGTCCCCACCCAGCCGGGGCCTGTTCCACAGGGCCGTGCTGCAGAGCGGGGCACCCAATGGGCCCTGGGCCACGGTGGGCGTAGGAGAGGCCCGCCGGAGGGCCACACTGCTGGCCCGCCTTGTGGGCTGTCCCCCGGGTGGGGCTGGTGGCAATGACACAGAGCTGGTGGCCTGCCTGCGGGCACGGCCAGCTCAGGACCTGGTGGACCATGAGTGGCGCGTGCTGCCTCAGGAAAGCGTCTTCCGCTTCTCCTTCGTGCCTGTGGTGGACGGAGACTTCCTCAGTGACACACCTGAGGCCCTCATCAATGCTGGAGACTTCCATGGCCTGCAG GTGCTGGTGGGTGTGGTGAAGGATGAGGGCTCCTATTTTCTGGTTTATGGggccccaggcttcagcaaaGACAACGAGTCTCTCATCAGCCGGGCCCAGTTCCTGGCCGGGGTGCGGGTCGGGGTCCCCCAGGCAAGTGACCTGGCTGCCGAGGCTGTGGTCCTGCATTACACAGACTGGCTGCACCCTGAGGACCCAGCACGCCTGAGGGAGGCCTTGAGTGATGTGGTGGGTGACCACAACGTCGTGTGCCCCGTGGCCCAGCTGGCTGGGCGACTGGCTGCTCAGGGCGCTCGTGTCTATGCCTACATCTTTGAACACCGTGCATCCACGCTCTCCTGGCCCCTCTGGATGGGGGTGCCCCACGGCTACGAGATCGAGTTCATCTTCGGGCTCCCCCTGGAACCCTCGCTCAACTACACCATCGAGGAGAGAACCTTTGCCCAGCGACTGATGAGATACTGGGCCAACTTCGCCCGCACAGG AGACCCCAATGACCCCCGGGACCCCAAAGCCCCACAGTGGCCACCGTATACGGCGGGAGCGCAGCAGTACGTGAGCCTGAATCTGCGGCCTCTAGAGGTGCGGCGAGGGCTGCGAGCCCAGGCCTGCGCTTTCTGGAATCGCTTCCTGCCCAAACTACTCAGCGCCACCG ACACACTGGACGAGGCGGAGCGCCAGTGGAAGGCCGAGTTCCATCGCTGGAGCTCCTACATGGTGCACTGGAAGAACCAGTTTGACCATTACAGCAAGCAGGATCGCTGCTCAGACCTGTGA
- the ACHE gene encoding acetylcholinesterase isoform X1: MPNPYPSRARPWPTAGEAAPSRHLKFPHRAPPVSEGPAPVGGLRPLVVVPPLGPRHSTGGRSRRLPALAAMRPPWCPLHTPSLTPPLLLLLFLLGGGAEAEGPEDPELLVMVRGGRLRGLRLMAPRGPVSAFLGIPFAEPPVGPRRFLPPEPKRPWPGVLSATAFQSVCYQYVDTLYPGFEGTEMWNPNRELSEDCLYLNVWTPYPRPSSPTPVLVWIYGGGFYSGASSLDVYDGRFLTQAEGTVLVSMNYRVGAFGFLALPGSREAPGNVGLLDQRLALQWVQENVAAFGGDPTSVTLFGESAGAASVGMHLLSPPSRGLFHRAVLQSGAPNGPWATVGVGEARRRATLLARLVGCPPGGAGGNDTELVACLRARPAQDLVDHEWRVLPQESVFRFSFVPVVDGDFLSDTPEALINAGDFHGLQVLVGVVKDEGSYFLVYGAPGFSKDNESLISRAQFLAGVRVGVPQASDLAAEAVVLHYTDWLHPEDPARLREALSDVVGDHNVVCPVAQLAGRLAAQGARVYAYIFEHRASTLSWPLWMGVPHGYEIEFIFGLPLEPSLNYTIEERTFAQRLMRYWANFARTGDPNDPRDPKAPQWPPYTAGAQQYVSLNLRPLEVRRGLRAQACAFWNRFLPKLLSATASEAPCTCSGPAHGEAAPRPRPGLPLPLLLLLFLLLSRLLRL, encoded by the exons ATGCCCAACCCATACCCCTCCAGGGCCCGGCCCTGGCCAACTGCAGGAGAGGCTGCGCCTTCACGCCACCTCAAGTTCCCCCATCGGGCGCCTCCCGTCAGTGAGGGCCCCGCCCCTGTCGGTGGCCTGCggcctctagttgtggtgcctcCACTGGGCCCAAGGCACTCCACTGGGGGAAGGAG CAGACGCCTGCCTGCCCTGGCAGCCATGAGGCCCCCGTGGTGTCCCCTGCACACGCCCTCCCTGACTCCCccgctccttctcctcctcttccttctgggaggaggggcagaggccGAGGGCCCAGAGGACCCAGAGCTGCTGGTGATGGTGCGCGGGGGCCGACTGCGGGGTCTCCGCCTAATGGCCCCCAGGGgccctgtctctgcttttctgggCATCCCCTTCGCAGAGCCACCTGTGGGCCCCCGTCGCTTTCTGCCACCAGAGCCCAAGCGGCCCTGGCCAGGGGTGCTGAGTGCCACGGCCTTCCAAAGCGTCTGTTACCAGTATGTGGACACCTTGTACCCCGGCTTTGAGGGCACTGAGATGTGGAACCCCAACCGTGAGCTGAGTGAGGACTGCCTCTACCTCAACGTGTGGACACCGTATCCCCGGCCTTCGTCCCCCACCCCTGTCCTCGTCTGGATCTATGGGGGTGGCTTCTACAGCGGGGCCTCCTCCCTGGATGTGTACGATGGCcgcttcctgacccaggctgaGGGGACTGTGCTGGTGTCCATGAACTACCGGGTGGGCGCCTTTGGCTTCTTGGCCCTGCCGGGGAGCCGGGAGGCCCCAGGCAATGTGGGGCTACTGGATCAGAGGCTGGCACTGCAGTGGGTGCAGGAGAATGTGGCAGCCTTCGGGGGGGACCCAACATCAGTGACTCTGTTTGGGGAAAGTGCAGGTGCCGCTTCTGTGGGCATGCACCTGCTGTCCCCACCCAGCCGGGGCCTGTTCCACAGGGCCGTGCTGCAGAGCGGGGCACCCAATGGGCCCTGGGCCACGGTGGGCGTAGGAGAGGCCCGCCGGAGGGCCACACTGCTGGCCCGCCTTGTGGGCTGTCCCCCGGGTGGGGCTGGTGGCAATGACACAGAGCTGGTGGCCTGCCTGCGGGCACGGCCAGCTCAGGACCTGGTGGACCATGAGTGGCGCGTGCTGCCTCAGGAAAGCGTCTTCCGCTTCTCCTTCGTGCCTGTGGTGGACGGAGACTTCCTCAGTGACACACCTGAGGCCCTCATCAATGCTGGAGACTTCCATGGCCTGCAG GTGCTGGTGGGTGTGGTGAAGGATGAGGGCTCCTATTTTCTGGTTTATGGggccccaggcttcagcaaaGACAACGAGTCTCTCATCAGCCGGGCCCAGTTCCTGGCCGGGGTGCGGGTCGGGGTCCCCCAGGCAAGTGACCTGGCTGCCGAGGCTGTGGTCCTGCATTACACAGACTGGCTGCACCCTGAGGACCCAGCACGCCTGAGGGAGGCCTTGAGTGATGTGGTGGGTGACCACAACGTCGTGTGCCCCGTGGCCCAGCTGGCTGGGCGACTGGCTGCTCAGGGCGCTCGTGTCTATGCCTACATCTTTGAACACCGTGCATCCACGCTCTCCTGGCCCCTCTGGATGGGGGTGCCCCACGGCTACGAGATCGAGTTCATCTTCGGGCTCCCCCTGGAACCCTCGCTCAACTACACCATCGAGGAGAGAACCTTTGCCCAGCGACTGATGAGATACTGGGCCAACTTCGCCCGCACAGG AGACCCCAATGACCCCCGGGACCCCAAAGCCCCACAGTGGCCACCGTATACGGCGGGAGCGCAGCAGTACGTGAGCCTGAATCTGCGGCCTCTAGAGGTGCGGCGAGGGCTGCGAGCCCAGGCCTGCGCTTTCTGGAATCGCTTCCTGCCCAAACTACTCAGCGCCACCG CCTCGGAGGCCCCCTGCACCTGCTCAGGCCCCGCCCACGGGGAGGCGGCGCCGAGGCCCAGGCCCggcctccccctgcccctccttctcctcctctttctcctcctctcccgGCTCCTGCGGCTGTGA
- the ACHE gene encoding acetylcholinesterase isoform X6, translating to MPNPYPSRARPWPTAGEAAPSRHLKFPHRAPPVSEGPAPVGGLRPLVVVPPLGPRHSTGGRSRRLPALAAMRPPWCPLHTPSLTPPLLLLLFLLGGGAEAEGPEDPELLVMVRGGRLRGLRLMAPRGPVSAFLGIPFAEPPVGPRRFLPPEPKRPWPGVLSATAFQSVCYQYVDTLYPGFEGTEMWNPNRELSEDCLYLNVWTPYPRPSSPTPVLVWIYGGGFYSGASSLDVYDGRFLTQAEGTVLVSMNYRVGAFGFLALPGSREAPGNVGLLDQRLALQWVQENVAAFGGDPTSVTLFGESAGAASVGMHLLSPPSRGLFHRAVLQSGAPNGPWATVGVGEARRRATLLARLVGCPPGGAGGNDTELVACLRARPAQDLVDHEWRVLPQESVFRFSFVPVVDGDFLSDTPEALINAGDFHGLQLAGRLAAQGARVYAYIFEHRASTLSWPLWMGVPHGYEIEFIFGLPLEPSLNYTIEERTFAQRLMRYWANFARTGDPNDPRDPKAPQWPPYTAGAQQYVSLNLRPLEVRRGLRAQACAFWNRFLPKLLSATASEAPCTCSGPAHGEAAPRPRPGLPLPLLLLLFLLLSRLLRL from the exons ATGCCCAACCCATACCCCTCCAGGGCCCGGCCCTGGCCAACTGCAGGAGAGGCTGCGCCTTCACGCCACCTCAAGTTCCCCCATCGGGCGCCTCCCGTCAGTGAGGGCCCCGCCCCTGTCGGTGGCCTGCggcctctagttgtggtgcctcCACTGGGCCCAAGGCACTCCACTGGGGGAAGGAG CAGACGCCTGCCTGCCCTGGCAGCCATGAGGCCCCCGTGGTGTCCCCTGCACACGCCCTCCCTGACTCCCccgctccttctcctcctcttccttctgggaggaggggcagaggccGAGGGCCCAGAGGACCCAGAGCTGCTGGTGATGGTGCGCGGGGGCCGACTGCGGGGTCTCCGCCTAATGGCCCCCAGGGgccctgtctctgcttttctgggCATCCCCTTCGCAGAGCCACCTGTGGGCCCCCGTCGCTTTCTGCCACCAGAGCCCAAGCGGCCCTGGCCAGGGGTGCTGAGTGCCACGGCCTTCCAAAGCGTCTGTTACCAGTATGTGGACACCTTGTACCCCGGCTTTGAGGGCACTGAGATGTGGAACCCCAACCGTGAGCTGAGTGAGGACTGCCTCTACCTCAACGTGTGGACACCGTATCCCCGGCCTTCGTCCCCCACCCCTGTCCTCGTCTGGATCTATGGGGGTGGCTTCTACAGCGGGGCCTCCTCCCTGGATGTGTACGATGGCcgcttcctgacccaggctgaGGGGACTGTGCTGGTGTCCATGAACTACCGGGTGGGCGCCTTTGGCTTCTTGGCCCTGCCGGGGAGCCGGGAGGCCCCAGGCAATGTGGGGCTACTGGATCAGAGGCTGGCACTGCAGTGGGTGCAGGAGAATGTGGCAGCCTTCGGGGGGGACCCAACATCAGTGACTCTGTTTGGGGAAAGTGCAGGTGCCGCTTCTGTGGGCATGCACCTGCTGTCCCCACCCAGCCGGGGCCTGTTCCACAGGGCCGTGCTGCAGAGCGGGGCACCCAATGGGCCCTGGGCCACGGTGGGCGTAGGAGAGGCCCGCCGGAGGGCCACACTGCTGGCCCGCCTTGTGGGCTGTCCCCCGGGTGGGGCTGGTGGCAATGACACAGAGCTGGTGGCCTGCCTGCGGGCACGGCCAGCTCAGGACCTGGTGGACCATGAGTGGCGCGTGCTGCCTCAGGAAAGCGTCTTCCGCTTCTCCTTCGTGCCTGTGGTGGACGGAGACTTCCTCAGTGACACACCTGAGGCCCTCATCAATGCTGGAGACTTCCATGGCCTGCAG CTGGCTGGGCGACTGGCTGCTCAGGGCGCTCGTGTCTATGCCTACATCTTTGAACACCGTGCATCCACGCTCTCCTGGCCCCTCTGGATGGGGGTGCCCCACGGCTACGAGATCGAGTTCATCTTCGGGCTCCCCCTGGAACCCTCGCTCAACTACACCATCGAGGAGAGAACCTTTGCCCAGCGACTGATGAGATACTGGGCCAACTTCGCCCGCACAGG AGACCCCAATGACCCCCGGGACCCCAAAGCCCCACAGTGGCCACCGTATACGGCGGGAGCGCAGCAGTACGTGAGCCTGAATCTGCGGCCTCTAGAGGTGCGGCGAGGGCTGCGAGCCCAGGCCTGCGCTTTCTGGAATCGCTTCCTGCCCAAACTACTCAGCGCCACCG CCTCGGAGGCCCCCTGCACCTGCTCAGGCCCCGCCCACGGGGAGGCGGCGCCGAGGCCCAGGCCCggcctccccctgcccctccttctcctcctctttctcctcctctcccgGCTCCTGCGGCTGTGA
- the ACHE gene encoding acetylcholinesterase isoform X7, which produces MPNPYPSRARPWPTAGEAAPSRHLKFPHRAPPVSEGPAPVGGLRPLVVVPPLGPRHSTGGRSRRLPALAAMRPPWCPLHTPSLTPPLLLLLFLLGGGAEAEGPEDPELLVMVRGGRLRGLRLMAPRGPVSAFLGIPFAEPPVGPRRFLPPEPKRPWPGVLSATAFQSVCYQYVDTLYPGFEGTEMWNPNRELSEDCLYLNVWTPYPRPSSPTPVLVWIYGGGFYSGASSLDVYDGRFLTQAEGTVLVSMNYRVGAFGFLALPGSREAPGNVGLLDQRLALQWVQENVAAFGGDPTSVTLFGESAGAASVGMHLLSPPSRGLFHRAVLQSGAPNGPWATVGVGEARRRATLLARLVGCPPGGAGGNDTELVACLRARPAQDLVDHEWRVLPQESVFRFSFVPVVDGDFLSDTPEALINAGDFHGLQLAGRLAAQGARVYAYIFEHRASTLSWPLWMGVPHGYEIEFIFGLPLEPSLNYTIEERTFAQRLMRYWANFARTGDPNDPRDPKAPQWPPYTAGAQQYVSLNLRPLEVRRGLRAQACAFWNRFLPKLLSATDTLDEAERQWKAEFHRWSSYMVHWKNQFDHYSKQDRCSDL; this is translated from the exons ATGCCCAACCCATACCCCTCCAGGGCCCGGCCCTGGCCAACTGCAGGAGAGGCTGCGCCTTCACGCCACCTCAAGTTCCCCCATCGGGCGCCTCCCGTCAGTGAGGGCCCCGCCCCTGTCGGTGGCCTGCggcctctagttgtggtgcctcCACTGGGCCCAAGGCACTCCACTGGGGGAAGGAG CAGACGCCTGCCTGCCCTGGCAGCCATGAGGCCCCCGTGGTGTCCCCTGCACACGCCCTCCCTGACTCCCccgctccttctcctcctcttccttctgggaggaggggcagaggccGAGGGCCCAGAGGACCCAGAGCTGCTGGTGATGGTGCGCGGGGGCCGACTGCGGGGTCTCCGCCTAATGGCCCCCAGGGgccctgtctctgcttttctgggCATCCCCTTCGCAGAGCCACCTGTGGGCCCCCGTCGCTTTCTGCCACCAGAGCCCAAGCGGCCCTGGCCAGGGGTGCTGAGTGCCACGGCCTTCCAAAGCGTCTGTTACCAGTATGTGGACACCTTGTACCCCGGCTTTGAGGGCACTGAGATGTGGAACCCCAACCGTGAGCTGAGTGAGGACTGCCTCTACCTCAACGTGTGGACACCGTATCCCCGGCCTTCGTCCCCCACCCCTGTCCTCGTCTGGATCTATGGGGGTGGCTTCTACAGCGGGGCCTCCTCCCTGGATGTGTACGATGGCcgcttcctgacccaggctgaGGGGACTGTGCTGGTGTCCATGAACTACCGGGTGGGCGCCTTTGGCTTCTTGGCCCTGCCGGGGAGCCGGGAGGCCCCAGGCAATGTGGGGCTACTGGATCAGAGGCTGGCACTGCAGTGGGTGCAGGAGAATGTGGCAGCCTTCGGGGGGGACCCAACATCAGTGACTCTGTTTGGGGAAAGTGCAGGTGCCGCTTCTGTGGGCATGCACCTGCTGTCCCCACCCAGCCGGGGCCTGTTCCACAGGGCCGTGCTGCAGAGCGGGGCACCCAATGGGCCCTGGGCCACGGTGGGCGTAGGAGAGGCCCGCCGGAGGGCCACACTGCTGGCCCGCCTTGTGGGCTGTCCCCCGGGTGGGGCTGGTGGCAATGACACAGAGCTGGTGGCCTGCCTGCGGGCACGGCCAGCTCAGGACCTGGTGGACCATGAGTGGCGCGTGCTGCCTCAGGAAAGCGTCTTCCGCTTCTCCTTCGTGCCTGTGGTGGACGGAGACTTCCTCAGTGACACACCTGAGGCCCTCATCAATGCTGGAGACTTCCATGGCCTGCAG CTGGCTGGGCGACTGGCTGCTCAGGGCGCTCGTGTCTATGCCTACATCTTTGAACACCGTGCATCCACGCTCTCCTGGCCCCTCTGGATGGGGGTGCCCCACGGCTACGAGATCGAGTTCATCTTCGGGCTCCCCCTGGAACCCTCGCTCAACTACACCATCGAGGAGAGAACCTTTGCCCAGCGACTGATGAGATACTGGGCCAACTTCGCCCGCACAGG AGACCCCAATGACCCCCGGGACCCCAAAGCCCCACAGTGGCCACCGTATACGGCGGGAGCGCAGCAGTACGTGAGCCTGAATCTGCGGCCTCTAGAGGTGCGGCGAGGGCTGCGAGCCCAGGCCTGCGCTTTCTGGAATCGCTTCCTGCCCAAACTACTCAGCGCCACCG ACACACTGGACGAGGCGGAGCGCCAGTGGAAGGCCGAGTTCCATCGCTGGAGCTCCTACATGGTGCACTGGAAGAACCAGTTTGACCATTACAGCAAGCAGGATCGCTGCTCAGACCTGTGA
- the ACHE gene encoding acetylcholinesterase isoform X2, with protein MPNPYPSRARPWPTAGEAAPSRHLKFPHRAPPVSEGPAPVGGLRPLVVVPPLGPRHSTGGRRRLPALAAMRPPWCPLHTPSLTPPLLLLLFLLGGGAEAEGPEDPELLVMVRGGRLRGLRLMAPRGPVSAFLGIPFAEPPVGPRRFLPPEPKRPWPGVLSATAFQSVCYQYVDTLYPGFEGTEMWNPNRELSEDCLYLNVWTPYPRPSSPTPVLVWIYGGGFYSGASSLDVYDGRFLTQAEGTVLVSMNYRVGAFGFLALPGSREAPGNVGLLDQRLALQWVQENVAAFGGDPTSVTLFGESAGAASVGMHLLSPPSRGLFHRAVLQSGAPNGPWATVGVGEARRRATLLARLVGCPPGGAGGNDTELVACLRARPAQDLVDHEWRVLPQESVFRFSFVPVVDGDFLSDTPEALINAGDFHGLQVLVGVVKDEGSYFLVYGAPGFSKDNESLISRAQFLAGVRVGVPQASDLAAEAVVLHYTDWLHPEDPARLREALSDVVGDHNVVCPVAQLAGRLAAQGARVYAYIFEHRASTLSWPLWMGVPHGYEIEFIFGLPLEPSLNYTIEERTFAQRLMRYWANFARTGDPNDPRDPKAPQWPPYTAGAQQYVSLNLRPLEVRRGLRAQACAFWNRFLPKLLSATASEAPCTCSGPAHGEAAPRPRPGLPLPLLLLLFLLLSRLLRL; from the exons ATGCCCAACCCATACCCCTCCAGGGCCCGGCCCTGGCCAACTGCAGGAGAGGCTGCGCCTTCACGCCACCTCAAGTTCCCCCATCGGGCGCCTCCCGTCAGTGAGGGCCCCGCCCCTGTCGGTGGCCTGCggcctctagttgtggtgcctcCACTGGGCCCAAGGCACTCCACTGGGGGAAGGAG ACGCCTGCCTGCCCTGGCAGCCATGAGGCCCCCGTGGTGTCCCCTGCACACGCCCTCCCTGACTCCCccgctccttctcctcctcttccttctgggaggaggggcagaggccGAGGGCCCAGAGGACCCAGAGCTGCTGGTGATGGTGCGCGGGGGCCGACTGCGGGGTCTCCGCCTAATGGCCCCCAGGGgccctgtctctgcttttctgggCATCCCCTTCGCAGAGCCACCTGTGGGCCCCCGTCGCTTTCTGCCACCAGAGCCCAAGCGGCCCTGGCCAGGGGTGCTGAGTGCCACGGCCTTCCAAAGCGTCTGTTACCAGTATGTGGACACCTTGTACCCCGGCTTTGAGGGCACTGAGATGTGGAACCCCAACCGTGAGCTGAGTGAGGACTGCCTCTACCTCAACGTGTGGACACCGTATCCCCGGCCTTCGTCCCCCACCCCTGTCCTCGTCTGGATCTATGGGGGTGGCTTCTACAGCGGGGCCTCCTCCCTGGATGTGTACGATGGCcgcttcctgacccaggctgaGGGGACTGTGCTGGTGTCCATGAACTACCGGGTGGGCGCCTTTGGCTTCTTGGCCCTGCCGGGGAGCCGGGAGGCCCCAGGCAATGTGGGGCTACTGGATCAGAGGCTGGCACTGCAGTGGGTGCAGGAGAATGTGGCAGCCTTCGGGGGGGACCCAACATCAGTGACTCTGTTTGGGGAAAGTGCAGGTGCCGCTTCTGTGGGCATGCACCTGCTGTCCCCACCCAGCCGGGGCCTGTTCCACAGGGCCGTGCTGCAGAGCGGGGCACCCAATGGGCCCTGGGCCACGGTGGGCGTAGGAGAGGCCCGCCGGAGGGCCACACTGCTGGCCCGCCTTGTGGGCTGTCCCCCGGGTGGGGCTGGTGGCAATGACACAGAGCTGGTGGCCTGCCTGCGGGCACGGCCAGCTCAGGACCTGGTGGACCATGAGTGGCGCGTGCTGCCTCAGGAAAGCGTCTTCCGCTTCTCCTTCGTGCCTGTGGTGGACGGAGACTTCCTCAGTGACACACCTGAGGCCCTCATCAATGCTGGAGACTTCCATGGCCTGCAG GTGCTGGTGGGTGTGGTGAAGGATGAGGGCTCCTATTTTCTGGTTTATGGggccccaggcttcagcaaaGACAACGAGTCTCTCATCAGCCGGGCCCAGTTCCTGGCCGGGGTGCGGGTCGGGGTCCCCCAGGCAAGTGACCTGGCTGCCGAGGCTGTGGTCCTGCATTACACAGACTGGCTGCACCCTGAGGACCCAGCACGCCTGAGGGAGGCCTTGAGTGATGTGGTGGGTGACCACAACGTCGTGTGCCCCGTGGCCCAGCTGGCTGGGCGACTGGCTGCTCAGGGCGCTCGTGTCTATGCCTACATCTTTGAACACCGTGCATCCACGCTCTCCTGGCCCCTCTGGATGGGGGTGCCCCACGGCTACGAGATCGAGTTCATCTTCGGGCTCCCCCTGGAACCCTCGCTCAACTACACCATCGAGGAGAGAACCTTTGCCCAGCGACTGATGAGATACTGGGCCAACTTCGCCCGCACAGG AGACCCCAATGACCCCCGGGACCCCAAAGCCCCACAGTGGCCACCGTATACGGCGGGAGCGCAGCAGTACGTGAGCCTGAATCTGCGGCCTCTAGAGGTGCGGCGAGGGCTGCGAGCCCAGGCCTGCGCTTTCTGGAATCGCTTCCTGCCCAAACTACTCAGCGCCACCG CCTCGGAGGCCCCCTGCACCTGCTCAGGCCCCGCCCACGGGGAGGCGGCGCCGAGGCCCAGGCCCggcctccccctgcccctccttctcctcctctttctcctcctctcccgGCTCCTGCGGCTGTGA